One genomic segment of Rivularia sp. PCC 7116 includes these proteins:
- a CDS encoding aminotransferase class IV, with protein sequence MYWYKGKLIESETIQLPINEPGLLFGATIFTTLRVYENCLDSPLTNWQAHHQRLVSSVETLDFQQPSWQNIRRGAELLINNHYPILRITLFADGSEWIIGRLIPKDLPKNQKYGVNVAIADAEQYRSLPFHKTGNYLAPWLAKRNALKQNIQEAILTDAAGNWLETTTGNLWGWHDGCWFTPPLSTGILPGIMREQLINWLRTYQYPVKEEPFTSQLVQRFTALAYTNSVVEILPIQQVMHSMVKLQYDPRHYSLKELRRYLLA encoded by the coding sequence ATGTATTGGTACAAAGGCAAATTAATCGAATCCGAAACTATTCAATTACCAATTAACGAACCGGGATTGTTATTTGGAGCAACAATTTTTACAACTTTAAGAGTATATGAAAATTGCCTTGATAGCCCTTTAACTAATTGGCAAGCTCATCATCAACGTCTTGTATCTTCCGTAGAAACCCTAGACTTTCAACAACCATCGTGGCAAAATATTCGCCGTGGTGCCGAACTTCTGATAAATAATCATTATCCAATTCTTAGAATTACCCTGTTTGCCGACGGCAGCGAATGGATAATTGGTAGGTTAATACCAAAAGATTTGCCAAAAAATCAAAAGTATGGTGTAAACGTAGCTATTGCTGACGCAGAACAATATCGCAGTTTACCTTTTCATAAAACGGGAAACTACTTAGCCCCGTGGTTAGCCAAAAGAAATGCTTTGAAACAAAATATTCAAGAAGCGATTTTAACTGATGCTGCGGGAAATTGGCTAGAAACTACTACCGGTAATCTTTGGGGATGGCATGATGGGTGTTGGTTTACTCCACCGTTGAGTACGGGAATCTTACCCGGAATTATGAGAGAACAATTAATAAATTGGCTGCGAACTTATCAATATCCAGTTAAAGAAGAACCCTTTACTTCACAACTAGTTCAGAGATTTACAGCCCTAGCCTACACCAACTCTGTAGTGGAAATACTACCAATACAACAAGTCATGCACTCAATGGTAAAGCTACAATATGATCCCAGGCACTATAGTCTTAAGGAATTACGAAGATATTTACTAGCATGA
- a CDS encoding aminoglycoside phosphotransferase family protein, translated as MVFLLSSENISDYLIKSNVLDDSKEVISTIEQIPAKNFNLLITCENDTRLLVKQEIRDREGKVNGDFLREWQIQEVIRQFPQLNNLNNLIADLLWFDRENHIIILRYLDSYVDLYDFYTQLNRFPIEIATRIGEILAAFHRDSYDCQSYQEFLITTTEYQTTHQVPLLIQTWQRIEPEIFGEVPAQALKFFSLYQKYASLEKAIAELGDAFQPSCFTHNDFKFNNILLNQDWQQSDENMLRIIDWERFSWGDPAFDLGTLIGNYLQIWLNSLVVCQSMTIEESLRSAVIPLEKLQPSMAALQKSYFKMFPMILKYRPNFLERTVQFAGFILIQQIYATIQFQKIFDNTGIAMLQVAKSLICRPQHSIPTIFGTNASELV; from the coding sequence ATGGTGTTTCTACTAAGCTCTGAGAATATATCTGATTATTTAATCAAGTCTAATGTATTAGATGATTCTAAAGAAGTTATAAGTACGATTGAACAGATACCAGCCAAAAACTTTAATCTTTTAATTACCTGCGAGAATGATACGAGGCTTTTAGTTAAGCAAGAAATACGCGATAGGGAAGGTAAGGTAAATGGTGATTTTCTAAGGGAATGGCAAATTCAAGAAGTTATCCGTCAATTTCCTCAGCTAAATAATTTAAATAATTTGATTGCAGATTTGTTATGGTTCGATCGGGAAAATCATATAATTATCTTGCGATATTTAGATAGTTACGTAGACTTGTATGATTTTTATACTCAGCTAAATAGATTTCCTATAGAAATTGCTACTCGAATAGGTGAAATACTCGCAGCTTTTCACAGGGATAGCTACGATTGCCAAAGCTATCAAGAGTTTTTAATAACTACGACTGAATATCAAACAACTCATCAAGTGCCTCTTTTGATTCAAACTTGGCAACGAATCGAACCAGAGATTTTTGGTGAAGTACCCGCACAAGCATTGAAATTCTTTTCCCTTTATCAGAAATACGCAAGCTTGGAAAAAGCGATAGCTGAATTAGGTGATGCTTTCCAACCCAGTTGTTTTACCCATAACGATTTCAAATTTAATAACATTCTCTTAAATCAAGATTGGCAGCAATCCGATGAAAACATGCTACGAATAATCGATTGGGAACGTTTTAGTTGGGGAGATCCAGCCTTTGATTTAGGAACTCTTATCGGTAATTATTTACAGATATGGCTTAATAGTTTGGTAGTTTGTCAATCAATGACTATTGAGGAATCTTTACGCTCGGCAGTTATACCTTTAGAAAAACTGCAACCTTCGATGGCAGCTTTACAAAAATCTTATTTCAAAATGTTTCCTATGATTTTAAAATATCGCCCAAATTTTTTAGAACGGACGGTACAATTCGCAGGATTTATTTTAATTCAACAAATTTATGCAACAATTCAGTTTCAAAAAATATTTGACAATACAGGAATTGCAATGCTGCAAGTCGCGAAGTCTTTAATATGTCGTCCGCAACATTCAATACCCACCATTTTTGGTACTAATGCCTCGGAATTAGTTTAA
- a CDS encoding tetratricopeptide repeat protein encodes MLQRKYGEIVDRQKYVEERLFGIINDEDNSINAVVLYGQSGIGKSSISKSLRTKITQHLSNSTVAVLGEENLNNCVRANPVNAILLKLRNKLLKDNSDLSCFDIAYLLYGALANNSTDVDLSTKVIQKSQVLQIIEIVKKGLYQFPLLLEATKCLGNYQSQQKWQPEFDGSQIYAALSWFFIQQNQEIRQWWKLKGSQNLQELKDCASLSDILKLLPLFLGRDLQAHFQNTQQKAVVFIDNYEYLNTYQENHNWLKDIIPLIPSILWVIFAEKTVDATTNTQHIPIPNLTNAESQVIIQKLGVENDEIAQQIIQASEGIPLYLHLGIETYLNLTKQKAAQVKNIASNISEILPKLSATWDWYERRIWQVLSNCRSWDEVLFAKLMSQFDIASCDWICDCWDKLLHRVVKSPFVESNPEGWSLHPIVGEYLHRNQPDNLQQSVNNWLFEYNQAEYQQSELQLSALIKLLEYGLKSRQQQKVVSWFLAKVKLQQKAGKHDFTVFALKILLRYQNNALAFSLLGESLYALGDYQQAVTALQTAQKLWEAEKLQDSLAFSNVQLQLAACYVKLQCTSDANDAAKKALAIRTTQLNQNSLEIAEVLNLQALIAVIEGFHVRALELTQQALQIFASHQNVEIKLAQTKFTLGWLNAIAKNYHAAEKLFKQVLNDIADENHPLAIYCHGMLGNIYQNIGYFAYHQAYEEYNKSLEIAEINFGLTHPRTLQLIAAIINFSRIRGEYDTVDILTQRRHANMEISNFEENPAVADRLNKIGCLLLQQGKYAFSEHLLQQALQINCRYLSQQHPQTAETFHNLGLIYKNQKRYYTAEVYFKQALQIRCATFGKKHPITANSINSLAALYCCMEKYQQAEPLLQQALEICYKNFGEMHPHTATTLNNLAQMYQCLGLSKKAEPIFHQALDICQQVLGDNHVYTKIVESNLSRLQEKN; translated from the coding sequence ATGTTGCAGAGGAAGTACGGAGAAATAGTTGATCGGCAAAAGTACGTAGAAGAACGGCTATTTGGAATTATAAATGATGAAGATAATTCTATTAATGCAGTGGTTCTTTACGGACAGTCAGGAATTGGAAAATCAAGTATTTCTAAGTCTTTACGCACAAAGATAACACAACATTTATCAAATAGCACAGTTGCTGTTCTCGGAGAAGAAAATCTTAATAATTGTGTAAGAGCGAATCCCGTAAATGCGATTTTACTTAAGTTGCGAAATAAATTGCTCAAAGATAATTCTGATTTGAGTTGCTTTGATATTGCTTACTTGTTGTATGGTGCTTTAGCGAACAATTCGACAGATGTGGATTTATCCACGAAAGTTATTCAAAAAAGCCAGGTTTTGCAAATCATTGAAATAGTCAAGAAAGGATTATACCAATTTCCTTTATTATTAGAAGCTACCAAATGTTTAGGTAATTATCAAAGTCAGCAGAAATGGCAGCCAGAATTTGATGGTAGTCAAATATATGCTGCCTTGAGTTGGTTTTTTATCCAGCAAAACCAAGAAATACGTCAATGGTGGAAGCTCAAAGGTAGTCAAAATTTACAAGAGTTGAAAGATTGTGCAAGCCTCAGCGATATTCTGAAATTACTACCTTTATTTCTAGGGCGAGATTTACAGGCACACTTTCAAAATACTCAGCAAAAAGCAGTAGTATTCATCGACAACTATGAATATTTAAATACTTACCAAGAAAATCACAACTGGTTGAAGGATATAATTCCACTAATTCCTTCTATATTGTGGGTAATTTTTGCAGAAAAAACGGTTGATGCAACAACTAATACCCAACATATTCCGATACCGAATTTGACTAATGCTGAATCGCAAGTAATCATCCAAAAACTCGGCGTTGAGAATGACGAGATTGCACAACAAATTATTCAAGCATCTGAAGGTATTCCTTTGTATTTGCACTTAGGAATAGAAACTTACCTTAATTTGACAAAGCAAAAAGCCGCACAAGTTAAAAATATTGCTAGTAATATTTCAGAAATTCTACCCAAACTAAGTGCAACTTGGGATTGGTATGAACGAAGAATCTGGCAGGTTTTATCTAACTGTCGTAGTTGGGATGAAGTGCTATTTGCAAAATTAATGAGTCAATTTGATATTGCTAGCTGTGATTGGATATGTGATTGTTGGGACAAACTGCTTCATAGAGTTGTCAAATCTCCTTTTGTAGAATCAAATCCAGAAGGATGGAGCCTACACCCAATTGTCGGAGAATATTTGCACAGAAATCAACCAGATAATTTACAGCAATCTGTTAATAATTGGTTGTTTGAATATAATCAAGCAGAATATCAACAATCTGAATTACAGCTTAGTGCCTTAATCAAGTTGCTTGAATACGGTTTAAAAAGTAGACAACAGCAGAAAGTTGTTAGCTGGTTTTTGGCAAAAGTTAAATTACAGCAGAAAGCAGGTAAACATGATTTCACTGTTTTTGCACTGAAAATTTTGCTTAGGTACCAAAACAATGCTTTGGCTTTTAGTCTACTAGGTGAATCTCTTTATGCTTTAGGAGATTATCAACAAGCTGTGACTGCGCTACAGACAGCACAAAAATTATGGGAAGCAGAAAAGCTTCAAGATAGTCTCGCATTTTCAAATGTACAATTGCAGCTTGCAGCTTGTTATGTAAAACTTCAATGCACTTCAGATGCTAATGATGCTGCAAAAAAGGCTTTAGCTATCCGCACCACTCAACTAAATCAAAATTCTCTCGAAATAGCAGAAGTCTTAAATCTTCAGGCTCTGATTGCTGTGATTGAGGGATTTCATGTTCGAGCATTAGAGCTTACTCAACAAGCTTTACAAATATTTGCATCCCACCAAAATGTTGAAATTAAACTTGCTCAAACAAAGTTTACACTTGGCTGGCTAAACGCGATCGCTAAAAATTATCATGCAGCGGAAAAGCTTTTTAAGCAGGTTTTGAACGATATAGCTGATGAAAATCATCCATTAGCCATTTATTGTCACGGAATGTTAGGCAATATTTACCAAAATATCGGTTATTTCGCATATCACCAAGCTTATGAAGAGTACAACAAAAGCTTAGAAATCGCCGAAATTAACTTTGGTTTGACACACCCTCGAACTCTACAGCTAATTGCTGCTATAATTAACTTCTCACGCATTCGTGGCGAATACGATACAGTAGACATTCTTACACAGCGCCGCCATGCCAACATGGAAATTAGTAATTTTGAAGAAAACCCTGCTGTTGCTGATAGGCTGAATAAAATAGGATGCTTACTTCTTCAACAAGGTAAGTATGCTTTTTCAGAACACTTATTACAACAAGCCTTACAAATTAATTGTAGGTATCTGAGCCAACAGCATCCCCAAACCGCTGAAACTTTCCACAACTTAGGATTAATTTACAAAAATCAAAAGCGCTACTACACCGCAGAAGTTTATTTTAAACAAGCGCTGCAAATCCGTTGTGCAACTTTCGGAAAAAAACATCCCATCACCGCTAATAGCATTAATAGTTTGGCAGCCTTGTACTGCTGTATGGAAAAATATCAGCAAGCAGAGCCTCTTCTACAACAAGCATTAGAAATCTGCTACAAAAACTTTGGAGAAATGCATCCCCACACTGCCACTACTCTTAATAATTTAGCGCAAATGTATCAATGTCTCGGACTTAGTAAAAAAGCCGAGCCTATTTTTCATCAAGCCTTAGATATTTGCCAACAAGTTTTAGGGGACAATCATGTCTACACGAAGATAGTGGAAAGCAACTTAAGTCGATTGCAAGAGAAAAATTGA
- a CDS encoding iron-containing redox enzyme family protein codes for MTLTKIVFQQPIFKSQVLFDFKEDEIIIRDANQAFSIASPPEYYQAIAKLLRLLQIGGLSPKQLSEACPDIQEEIPELLANFDNRSLLIETQKKVPAAGMSGSQFYRELWRFVERLKLQFTSSPFFGKMADGTITKNQLIGYALESYHVTHLCPKLLAPALANYESNSVDKLLQEFFASELHHDRLIAKSLRSVGISDEEIQKMQPLPSTFAICSSLAMFAKQHPLSFKTALMLFEQDEPLFHEYFKKQSQALELPRDFYQPILLHAGINEDGGHEDITGVLLAEISYITPSEQLTVKKNMANLMELIVLRSYEIVDYYGNQNNIIPRCFV; via the coding sequence ATGACACTTACTAAAATCGTATTTCAGCAACCAATTTTTAAAAGCCAGGTTCTGTTTGACTTTAAAGAAGATGAAATTATAATTCGTGATGCGAATCAGGCATTTTCTATTGCTTCACCACCAGAATATTATCAAGCTATAGCGAAACTATTAAGACTTTTACAAATTGGGGGTTTATCGCCAAAGCAGTTAAGTGAAGCTTGTCCGGATATTCAAGAAGAAATACCAGAACTACTTGCTAATTTTGATAACCGTAGTTTATTAATTGAAACTCAAAAGAAAGTTCCTGCTGCTGGTATGAGCGGAAGTCAATTTTATCGAGAATTATGGCGATTTGTAGAACGCTTAAAACTACAATTTACATCTTCTCCATTTTTTGGCAAAATGGCTGATGGCACAATTACTAAAAATCAGCTAATCGGCTATGCTTTAGAGTCTTATCATGTCACTCATTTGTGTCCCAAACTGTTGGCTCCTGCTTTAGCAAATTATGAATCGAATAGCGTTGATAAACTGCTACAAGAATTTTTTGCTTCAGAGTTGCATCACGACCGTTTAATTGCTAAATCTTTAAGGAGCGTAGGAATCTCAGACGAAGAAATTCAAAAGATGCAGCCGCTACCAAGTACTTTTGCAATTTGTTCATCTTTAGCAATGTTTGCAAAACAGCATCCTTTGAGTTTCAAAACAGCATTGATGCTATTTGAGCAAGATGAGCCATTATTCCACGAGTATTTTAAAAAGCAATCTCAAGCTTTAGAATTACCCAGAGATTTTTATCAACCCATCTTGCTTCATGCCGGAATTAATGAAGATGGCGGGCATGAAGATATTACCGGAGTATTACTAGCCGAAATATCTTATATAACTCCATCAGAACAATTGACAGTTAAGAAAAATATGGCAAACTTAATGGAGTTAATTGTTTTACGAAGTTATGAGATAGTTGATTATTACGGAAATCAAAATAACATTATTCCTCGTTGTTTTGTATAA
- a CDS encoding 3'-5' exonuclease, whose protein sequence is MSSYFLIVDVEATCCNDGSIPKEEMEIIEIGAVMLNRSTWAIDSEYQQFIKPVRHPKLTSFCTELTSITQKNLEPAPTFPEVIPQFKKWIDSYPKNIFCSWGNYDKNQFILDCSFHHLPYPFGTEHRNIKKEFSLYSDNKKKRFGVMQALQYLGLEFQGTHHRGIDDARNIAAIVKYINQD, encoded by the coding sequence ATGTCCAGCTATTTTTTGATCGTAGATGTAGAAGCTACTTGCTGCAATGATGGCAGTATTCCCAAGGAGGAAATGGAAATTATTGAAATTGGTGCGGTAATGTTGAATCGTTCCACTTGGGCAATAGATTCGGAGTATCAGCAGTTTATTAAGCCTGTGAGACATCCTAAGTTAACTAGTTTTTGCACGGAATTAACTAGCATTACTCAAAAAAATCTCGAACCAGCACCAACTTTCCCAGAAGTAATTCCGCAGTTTAAAAAATGGATTGACTCCTATCCTAAAAATATCTTTTGTTCCTGGGGAAATTACGATAAAAACCAATTTATTTTAGACTGTAGTTTTCATCATTTACCTTACCCCTTCGGTACCGAACATCGAAATATTAAAAAGGAATTTTCTTTGTATTCTGACAATAAGAAAAAAAGGTTCGGGGTAATGCAAGCTTTGCAATATTTGGGCTTAGAATTCCAAGGTACTCACCATCGTGGTATTGATGATGCTCGGAATATTGCTGCGATTGTAAAATATATTAATCAGGATTAG
- a CDS encoding T3SS effector HopA1 family protein: MDFLDSLLIKTTNESTKRIVNVLKDIVYRLQINSDFSIRHPSYQPYTISDDAVLHFQKMPENIQQKYLGLRLRNFLYGIYYNGSMQSYLKLDSEEDRTSAKFKNSTFLGVDLEFYERLHKSNLGKGYFEPGWHILKEEVDGSLAVKKKDLRLHIQREQHLQTEHQAAVVGDCVAVKMPKNLVQNGFYVAVSNIGLYYYETSEQQPAIVRVYFHFTVEGAVTVMASLTKHFNELDIPGYFKVLYNPKEYERYDCGVLYFDKRDFQAVRKVLQIVYQENKSYFKAEIPLFAKYLAPGLALAEESNNKFNSSESFGMNRCQVIANGLLDAWYRGDNSPSERIQSILNHFSINEIDLQGSYLNADSEDIYTQLNV, translated from the coding sequence ATGGATTTCCTTGACTCTCTATTAATTAAAACTACTAACGAATCAACTAAGAGAATTGTAAATGTTCTCAAAGATATTGTTTATAGACTTCAAATTAACTCTGATTTTTCTATTCGTCATCCAAGTTATCAGCCTTACACAATTTCAGATGATGCAGTTTTACATTTCCAGAAAATGCCAGAAAATATACAGCAAAAGTATCTTGGTTTGCGACTGCGAAATTTTCTCTATGGCATTTATTACAATGGTTCTATGCAAAGTTACTTGAAATTAGATAGCGAAGAAGATCGTACATCAGCAAAGTTTAAAAATAGCACTTTTCTTGGAGTTGATTTAGAATTCTACGAAAGATTACATAAAAGTAACCTTGGCAAAGGCTACTTTGAACCTGGCTGGCATATTCTGAAAGAAGAAGTTGACGGTAGTTTAGCTGTCAAGAAAAAGGACTTAAGGCTACATATTCAACGTGAACAACATCTCCAAACCGAACATCAAGCTGCTGTTGTAGGGGATTGTGTTGCTGTAAAAATGCCGAAAAATTTAGTCCAAAACGGTTTTTATGTAGCTGTAAGCAACATAGGATTATATTATTATGAGACTTCAGAACAACAGCCTGCAATAGTGCGAGTTTACTTTCATTTTACTGTTGAAGGTGCTGTGACAGTCATGGCTAGCTTAACAAAGCATTTTAATGAATTAGATATTCCTGGTTATTTTAAAGTCTTATACAACCCCAAAGAATACGAGCGGTACGATTGCGGTGTTTTATATTTTGATAAAAGAGATTTTCAAGCAGTTAGAAAAGTATTACAGATTGTATATCAAGAAAATAAATCTTATTTCAAAGCAGAGATTCCACTGTTTGCTAAATATTTAGCTCCAGGTTTAGCATTAGCAGAGGAATCAAATAACAAGTTTAACTCTTCTGAAAGCTTTGGCATGAATCGCTGTCAAGTTATTGCCAATGGATTATTAGATGCTTGGTATCGGGGAGATAATTCACCTTCAGAACGAATCCAGTCTATTCTCAATCACTTTTCAATTAACGAAATAGATTTGCAGGGCAGTTATCTTAATGCCGATTCTGAGGATATCTATACTCAATTAAACGTTTAG
- the petN gene encoding cytochrome b6-f complex subunit PetN, producing the protein MAILTLGWVTLLVVFTWSIAMVVWGRNGL; encoded by the coding sequence ATGGCAATCTTGACTTTAGGCTGGGTTACGCTATTAGTAGTTTTTACTTGGTCGATTGCAATGGTAGTTTGGGGTCGTAACGGACTATAG